One Pelmatolapia mariae isolate MD_Pm_ZW linkage group LG1, Pm_UMD_F_2, whole genome shotgun sequence genomic window, GTGTCCTACAAATAACcttgtttttctctcctctaCCAAAGTCATAACCCTCTGCACTTGACTTTGTTTATACTGTTGGCCCTAAAACTCTTAAATACTTACATATTAACTCACACTTTAACTGTAACTGACCTCGAGCCAAGCCAAACTCCCAGTGAGACGAGCAGCTCCTGTTGGtggattttctttgttttaaaccCGAGGTGTTGCTCTGGCAGCTCTGCTCCTCTGAGGGAACGCAGAATGAAATCCCAAGGTGCTCCACTGCATGCACGCATTAGTTCATGGCACTGGGCTGTTGTGATTGCAGCTCTCAACCCAACACGGAAAGGTGGATCACTGAGGGTGCAATAGTGATGGTTTGGAGACCAGTACAAGATCGAGTGGTTTAAGGGACTTTGtgtatatttaaaacaaaacaggtcCAGAATAGTTTGAAGGAATGTGAAAACAGAAGCTTGATATCAAGGATTAGAGGAATAAAACCAGATGGATGATTAACTTGCTGTCTATTCTTAAGCCAGCATGACATTTTTATAACAGCTTAATGATTATTGTAGTTTTACTCAGATCAAAAACTCTTTCGTGATTTAAAATTATTTCGCCAAAttgaaaatagaaaaagaaaaaagaaccaaATTGATTTTCTCTCTCGTGTGCAACACAAAGGATCTAACAAGCCACATAAAAATGCTTATCCTACTTTCCCCTTCCTAATTCTGCAGGAGCAGTGAGACATGTTTGCTTTCATTGCTTCAGAGTTTGAACAAGATAACAGGCCCGGGGAGGTCCGACTGGGCTCGGCCGTCTCTGCCGGGCGTGACGGCTGATGTCGGattgggggtggggaggtggggggTAGATGGCGACATGTCAGTTTAATAGGGAGGCGAGCAGGAAAGTGCGTGAAAGGAACTCTGTTGACTTTTCTGCCAGGCCGATTTACACCCTACATTCATGATGTCACCCTTATCTGGCCTGCTTGAAACTCTGAACTTCTGTCTAAAAATATTGTCCTCCGTTGCAGACCATTAATGTTAATCACAGCTGCGGTTTTGTCATTGAAGGGAGTCTTTCAACGAAACCTGCCTTACTGGGCAGACTATCTTTGCGACAGGAGTGTTACGCAATTACAAAATAGCAATAGCTTTGTTTCATAATGCCAATGTCGCTGTGACATGAGTGATTTTGGTCCAGTCttgtcaaactttttttttttttggccaagcagcaggtgtgtgtatgtgtctgtttaTGTGAGCATACACCTGTGTGTACATACCCTCTGCCTCCAGAGAGACAGCAGGAGTAGGAGTGGCACAGGTACACTGGAAATTCTCGTTGGGTTTGAAGAGGGAGGACACGATAGGGGAGGAACCTTGAGAACGGCATGACAACGCAAACCTTATAAAAGACGGAGGCACACCCGGCTTATAGCTTCAGTTAAGCTCACCTCTCAGACAGCAGCACCTTACCGTAGTCATGCTCAGCCTCATCAAATTGCCACGAGTCTTCACCATCAATCAAGTGCCCAAAGTAAGTTTACCTTCACTCAATCTTTACAGTTTTTCGCTTTTCAGACTGGATAAGTGCTAgaaatttgaaaaaagaaaaaaaaaaaaatctatcaatCAACAAGCTGTTCATTTCAAAGACAAAAGTAAGtcaaaaatgcaaaatgttgaaaaagaaacaaaccgCTTTTATATTTGAGAAGGGCGATCTCCAGCCTTGGTTTGATGTCATTCTTAAAGGATCACTGTGAGATTTGTACACTGAACAGGAACTTAAATCTTCTAGAAATTTCCTAGTCATGCATTCTTTGTTAAACTCTCAGAAGAGGTGAAAACAAAATTGGTCTTCTCACATTTGGGCAGAGCACTAACTGCAAGTGTTTCTTCATTGAGGTTTTTCATGAGGACAGCATTATTACTGGGTACCGGCACCCCCGGAGCTCAGCCACCGACTGCATCCTGAGCCTCTTCCAGATGACCAATGAGACGCTCAATATCTGGACCCATTTTCTGCCCACCTGGTACAGCTGacaatttttttctcttgtttttctttcactgcaaAGTTGTTTTCACCCCCCTGCTGTGCGCTTGGAAAGATTGACAACATGCAACACACCTGACAGAATTTAAATTCAGCTGGCAGGTGGCCTGGTTTGTACATGAGGTGACAGCTGAGCAATCAAGTACAGTCTTGATCATAGTTAGTGAAGTCTTTCTACTATTTTCTCCGTttactaaataaaaatattaatacagAAGCAAAGCAGAGCAGAAAAGCAGCGCTCCCGGCTGTGAATAAAGGGGCAGCAGAAAAGCAGCTTTTTAAAGCAGAGAAGAGTGTTCGTGATTTTGCACTCCCTGCTGAACAGCCTGGTCGGATTCATGAAAGAAGGAATCTTGCACATCTTGTAAAGCTCGTAGGACTCTGAGTTTTCTAGAATTTTCTTTGAATATTTGCTTACCTTATACCTTCGTGGCATTTTCTACAGTCGGGCCTAACTCTTATCACCTCTATCAGTACGACTGTACTGATAGAGGTGACTGACTACTGCTGCAGTGTCAGTCTGCTTGGAATTCATGTTATGTGCACGTCTTGATGGAGTTCAACAGATGGCAGAGGATCAGTGGCACGTTACAGTactaatactaaaaaaaaaaaagtttaaaagtaGCGTGGCCAGTTTTCACAGAATAGAGATCAAAAGACTCACAgaacctgcagcttcagcagCATCTGTTTGCACCGACTTACGTAACACGAGGACTGAATATACACAGAGGTTTGTTGTGATTTTAGCAACGATGCGGGTCCCCCATCACCGTGCCTCCCTGTCACTGTCATTTTGCGTATGACGATGCTCAATCTTAATATGAGCCTGTTTGTGTTTACACAATTCATTATCAGCACTGTCCTGTTGACGAAAATTTGTGACTATTTGGGACGAAGGAGGATTACAAAGCTTTCcagacaacaaacaaaaaagttttcAAATTTGTAAAGTTGATCAGTAACTCATTAAATCTAGTTAGCTCATCATCATTCACCCTAGCATTTACAGAAAACCTTTCATTTTTCTATTTGAGCATAGTTATGATGGAGACTACATGTCCTTTTTTATACTCAAGACTCAAGTGTAGATATGGTTTCAGCATGAGCTACACTGATTAGGCAGTGCGTTACGTGAGGGAATTACTAAAATCTGAAAACTGCAATAAGGAATCCAGTCTGACGACTGCGTGCAGTAATTAAGCCTGTCCAGTTTAAAGCCTGTCAGTTAGCACAACGATAAACCCAACGTAAGAGTTTGCATGACTAACAAACAGAAGTAAAGGTGGACAAAGAAAAATACCGAGGACTCTTTTCTAAAGTAGTTTTGGCTCCTCGGCCTCCTCCTAAACTTGCGATTCCTCTCTGTCTGTTTGACAAACGTGACGACAGAATCTCTCCATGACTTGTGGCAGCTCTGTAGCTAACGTCTCGATGCTGTTCTTATTGAGTAAGGATTTAAAGTTACTTCAGAGGCTTCTTTTCCCAGTAGTCACTCTgcacttccttccttcctttgaTTGCATGGGTGGTGTGGTTGGTtgtgagtgtttttgtgttcagATAAGCAAAGGACACATGGGTGTTGGTGTCCAGGGGCTCTATGTAGAGCTAGGCAGTAATGAGCAGATCTGTGCTGAAGACTTTTGCATAAACTGCCACAATTAGTTAACTGCTCAGTGATGGGAAAAGCACAAGTAATGTTGATTTGTTAAAGAGGCGCTCTGAGAAGTCGAGGCAGTGACTGCAATACACAAGGCAATACAATATCCTCATGATAGGATAAAAGTGTTTGGAAAGTCAAGTCAGCTGCAGAGGTAACTGCCAAATACATAATTTTCTGAGTAATAAAgtactttttctactctgacaGGTGCTACATACAACTTTCTGCTATTATATGTGGTTTTTCTGGCCTCCTTAATGTTGCTGTGTCGCTTCAAAGCACGGAGCCAGTTGAACGTTCCAGCTCCAGTTAATACTTCTGGACACTTAAACACTTATTAGCTTTCTTGCCTTGAGGAAAAGTTTGACTCTCAGGTCTGTGTATAAAATATGGAGCTAGACACCATAGCTCAGTGTACAGACTTGAAGGACGGGAAACAGCTGGGATGTCAACTCGTAGTCCTTGAGACTTTGCTTTGTGGTTCTTTAATCCTTCAGCaaacagaaatgtgaaaaatgacATGCTGTGGTTGTACAGAAAGCCGTGTGAAACATGGGCGCGAACGTGTGTTTACTGTGCTCACAGCTGACATATAGAGtatattatttcatatttatatgtGACCACAAATGGTATGATCACAGTGAATTCAGCACTGAGCAGCTTACTAACAAAACAGAGCAATGATAGAAGTTGGGTTTAGTCATCGATGTGCGTCTTTCAGCTTTCACTGCCAGATTCTTTTTTAACCTTATAATTATCAGTTAGTTACAGTGCTCTTTAGTTAATAATTAACCTTTTCCATGGCTCACGAATGAAAGGAAAACCCCACCTAAAGTGTCACCTAAACGGACTCAGAGCTCTGTTTGCCACGGCTGGAAAATCTGCCATGTTTGTTCAGCAGCATTGATTTGGTGACTATAAAAGCCATAGCATTCGATTTATATCATACCCATCAAACTATTCATTAGACCTTCCCATATGAAAGCATGTGCATCGTGTTTCTCTATTTCTTCTTCCTGCAGTCGGTCTGTGCACACAGCCCTTTTTGTTCTGAGTACACCATCAAATAATCACTCTCCAAAactaaatgaattaaaactaCTAAATACACTCCTTATAACTAGACGCATCTGTTATACGCATGTGCTACATCCATTCTGATTTCATCAACCCAGTCTTTCTCCCGGCAGGTACTTCCTATGGAAACTAGTAACGGTGGTGCTGATGCAGAAAGCGTGGCAGGACTCCTTCACCTGGCCCATGGTGATCTTCCTGTTCACCTGCTGCATTTATCCACTGGCGTCGAGCTGCGCTCACACCTTCAGCACCATGTCAGTGCGGGCACGCCACATCTGCTTCTTTTTTGACTATGGCTCTATCAGTTTCTACAGCCTGGgtaagtgaaaaacaaaagctgtttgAGGAAGATACACAATGGGTGAATTTGTACTTCTACTCGAAAGGGGCAGGGACGTCCACTGCGCAGTAGTGGGTCCACATTAGAACGTGACACAGCCATTGTTGTAATATCattgtgtgcacatgtgtgcatAGTCTAAACATGTTCAGTGAAACCAATGTGAATTCCCTTTTCTAAAGTTCTGATTCAGGCGCAGTCTAAACTTATGGTAGTTTTCTAGGTCAGATTTTAATGGAATTATGGAGTACTGGAAGACTAGATTTTCATGCTAATGGTGTGCTCGGCTGCAGGCTCAGCAATCGTCTATTCAGCTTACATTTTCCCCGACAAGTGGGCGAACAGCTCCTTCCACCAGTCCTACATCACCATCGCTGTGTTCAACACCGTCATCTGCACCATCCTAGCATGCTACTCCAGGTAAGCTGAAAAAATGACTTTTACATCCCTGCTGCTGATGCTGTTTCTATCCTAGATTTTTGTTATGCAAGAAGAGGTGTCTGTACTATGCAATTTAACATGCGAGCCTTCTTAACAGCAGATGGCTTCACTTTGTGCTTTTAACAAAATTTTCCAACTGAAAAAAACATTACGTCCCCAGCTCAAAATCAATTTTTAACTGATTCAAGCCAATCTAAAATCTAAAAGCTCATCTTATGCAAGATGAATAAAATATAAGTGCCTCACTGTGTATGAaaataaagggggaaaaaaacaggataGAACCTCTCCATTGCATAAGAGTGCAGATACAATAAAACTAACAACAGTAAAGCTTTTTCTTGCAGATGCATGGTGCAGAACTGAGcaagaacatgctgtaggtccTTTTTAGCCTGTGTGACTGTGTTTGATCTAAAAGTTTTTGCCCATTTAAAGCTCCAGCTGTGGGTGAAACTTTGAAATGGAAAGCCTTAGAGGAGTCCTCTGAGATCTGGCAGCACCTTCAAGGAGAACTAAAAAAATTCAGTTAAGATCTAACATTTGCATCTTCTCATAATAACACACTAAAtgctttttccttttcccatgcTATACGTAACGCTGTATAGGCGAACATGCATGTTGTCATGTCGTCATTAGCACAGTAACACTTTCTAGGAAGCATACAGTTACGCAGTCAGTGTTTCAACTCCAGCTGAACTAATAAGAAGGAAAATATGTTTACAGCAGTTGGGTGAACCTGGTCCAAGACAACATTGTAATGTGACAGCTAACAAATATTTGTCGTCTTTGTATCTCGAGGTTGTACTTGAGTACATGAGTCACGTAAATCTTGTCAAACAGCCCGAGCACCGTGTCTGGTACAGCACAATGGTGGGCGTGGCTTACATCAAAATCTAGATCATTCTCAACGACTGCAAATCAGAACTCTTGGAAAATGTAACGTTTGCTGGAGTTTTGATCATAAGAGGCAAAACACAGTATTCACTTTTCCACGTTGTCCATTTACAGCAATAATCATATTTATTACCTTTATGTACTGGAAAATGTTGGCTTGGTCTAGCTAATGATTGTTCTTTCACTTATCTCTCCCCCACCGCTAAGGCTTGGCTTACCATTTCTACAATATAATCACGACATCATAAAGAGGTAAACAAAACGTATTTGCTAACAATCTGCTCCTCTGTCTCGTTTATCTTCCTCTGAACTGTATTTTTcgttacattttcattatttaaatGCAAGGTGCCTACGTAAAACATGTGAGTCATCTATTTAAAGTATTGACAAGTCTTCGGACACACCACAGAAGGTGAATGGTATTTCGAAGGTGCAATTGAGCAACTTGCTTCTTAACACAACTGATGTTATGTAACTGTAACCATACGGACCAGCCCTGAACGGTGACTGACTCCAAGTACAGTTTCAGTTGGAGCAGGTTGGAGGAGCTGACACACAGGGCAGCTAAACGTGTTCTGTAACAGCCTGACTCACTAACTTCATtctggaaaaaacaaagtcaatcCTGGCTTCACGCAACAATAGGAAGGAGCGGGCACTGCATTAACGTGCTGCTCAGAAAACATTTCATGGTCCACATGCTTCgtaaatttaaatatatttgcgtgtatttatattttgagtTCTTTTAAGAAAGATTTGTTTTATTATCTAGACATTTCTGGCTCATTCAAGTTGTTTTCAGCTGTAATTCCATTTTAATTTatgttctgtttaaaaaatgtagcAGGTTAATAATCAGTTCTTACATAATGTTTTCATTATCGATGATGATTCTGTTTCTGTAGAGCTTCCTCCACTGAAaatgcctttctttcttttttttccctccagatTCCCTGAGTACCAGAGTCCAAAGTTTAGCAAATTTCTTCGAGTCGTAGCCTTTGCCTACCCTTACCTGTTTGACAACATTCCTCTGTTCTACCGGGTAAGGCACTTTAAACATCCACTTGCCTCACAAGACACACCTGAAACAGTATAGAGCAAAATATGCGGTTAGTTCTAGAGAGGTAACCATACAGTAGGTAACAGACTGAAAGCATGTGTATGTTTGTAATTTTCTGTGTGAGTATCATCTTCAAACTTCTTTGCTACAccaaaaaacagcattttttaaGGGTTTTTGACCCTGGTGCTCAATGTTCCACTTCCACTTGCATAACTTAGCCATCAACGCTACCTCAGATTTAACTTTAAAGCTGTTGCtgctttaaataaacaaaaataacaattctTTCCCTTACAGAAGTTATGCAGAAGTTAATTTTATCATCACACTGCCTTTGAAAGTTTAGCCAGCAAACACTGAtgtgaaacaacagaaaaacgTTGGCAAATAGCATCAGTAGATGGCTACACAGAAGCTATATAGTACGGGGCTAATATTCCAATACATATTCAATATATTGCTGCATCCTTGGTATAATAATCTAAAATTATGTATGTTACATGGTAAAATCCACAGCTACTACAGAAAAGGGCAcaataaacagataaaaatcactAACCCctgaagaaaatattttattatatcataaaacaataaactCCTTTTATTGAAGGCGGTAACCTTCTATAAAATGATGTAACCCCTTTGGTGTATATCAAGAGGAGCCGAGTATTTTCCTTTGAAAGACTTACAAAGCAGAAGCCAACTGCTCATGTTTGGAACCCACCTGAATACTTTACAACCAATTAGCTCCCTGTTTAGATACATGCGTTTAAcatttatgattaaaaaaatgtgaaca contains:
- the paqr5b gene encoding membrane progestin receptor gamma-B; its protein translation is MLSLIKLPRVFTINQVPKVFHEDSIITGYRHPRSSATDCILSLFQMTNETLNIWTHFLPTWYFLWKLVTVVLMQKAWQDSFTWPMVIFLFTCCIYPLASSCAHTFSTMSVRARHICFFFDYGSISFYSLGSAIVYSAYIFPDKWANSSFHQSYITIAVFNTVICTILACYSRLGLPFLQYNHDIIKRFPEYQSPKFSKFLRVVAFAYPYLFDNIPLFYRVFLCEGEGCTDNATNILHYYHITLAFLTAFLFATHLPERLAPGSFDFIGHSHQLFHVCAILGTHFQMQAMEQDMTIRRSWLVENSIPITFANSVGPALLCVVLNLVIIFLYSLPLLLGPVCKDKKYSRGPKKDKLCPHS